In the Clupea harengus chromosome 16, Ch_v2.0.2, whole genome shotgun sequence genome, one interval contains:
- the LOC122133588 gene encoding uncharacterized protein LOC122133588, whose translation MHPQSHQETQQYQTHYGYLIHHNQYGQQVGNAQPNGNQIPSSNLNQQAKFGPIQHHLSLHDGTCLPQAGYHGNGSYGISPAYQNSVCPPAAPAPAAGTHSTPLYGYIIPSGGTQNFQKMQSHTGAQPAHIPSSGTTQDWHARNSSQTNVTQSTPRQPQSETKQDWHTRNSSQTNMNVIMPNGGLHMSMSQRQATVNNLNGHNRSPQAAQALQVQQSTTQGQVQNPPAHQQISLAAWQIFLTQPNVAQAYHLKLTHSNQQQNIQVNGRLSTEGHALQPTQNGRIPSGTNGQDVMVSSSTSSSPWSSCQFVNNVNNGQISRRNMTVTSPTTSPMVASLPLYSNNSTSSPPVSTGLNRLPLPPYPYGTPSQSAPSQNMSVFPSGSRGLPPSAIRANGLPPPYHILDSSSSAHTDQNSPPALDNSNRNGDRAPNLSNGTLVNSTPIQQQNSPVVVSDQHRLSQLASQREADLYYNHGPNVPDRPALISIDKRSLLLKYLLRKKKTDIDQVCFGDLLTTLRTDKVQGYPKKSVQVHRAVAVVPPISQQLCRKSSCDEVPFTIEKVWSLTDEKQTEEASALLLDSDCSSIRKSSSSGKGSEDGGCPKDGVTAGQGSHPESAVCSNTNSLNNLITEKEDAPKDQNHGDLGRSDCFFGMSAVTWSLGKVRKLVAALELLEQKPHRNDQNGQDFARTILDLYWDRSYHNYIVTELGGTFGNILKEAAEFDTEEDKIVFDAMQVNDLDQLNSKCHILTSCFDGGIATEVDKSSWRNVSDESLNICKELTDEDFIRKNMGSLLENSNDKAQETDLFNNIEAPCTTSFRENSVSKEDLQASSDQAEQTDHIIPQSQDDLEDLHAFSDQAEQTGHIKPQSQDDLGQNSTMPISTTSNRLENKEVDLSLPVQVSFINPSRLSDQNQAPADLQKDTAYQTAEVYDGHDPKQCFRIALDGSDEYIRTSSKDSHHQKNSHHISQDLDHKECLPKEGCELSESICEQAETSDEGCPKNQDDAMLSIKLNVLSSENEIKTFNSNYVDQDLVSSPQEDPPSPTLFIDTQSDEFDQDSPMSPDEPMLSMKITVLSLDELKAFSKEFCEDSDDSVYSVAASSPICLDSSDHSEGDLSEMLNQEEINILSGEEEIPSFLSMEDVFKFSEIQTSRMKKKQNDHLTKSTGKEQTNPLKNCRKEKETSMSTKKHQHPKRIHRPSTHYAQKHSSNVSRKGSAQTAHKKTKPSGLEFHIPTSSPSGTKASSPISPSAAIRKKKSDVMKELDSLRTGEGEKVEKPSASHVKGSGSPTSTFRPLAQKKRSRESLEECGNLDELTEVLVPSGQSCLNVTNKSSISQDTGAEVTKAPDNKRHRHEAVNPTATSGANYLNLTGTTENPEIPKPMKRKCAVLKPYGSSPYYTVCERDLPARLTVLYSPEKNSAKNKIMNSWKNSFVPTPVKSRRLSEHAPEDENREKDVPERTLKHQNSPSKDKEEQQRSSVKGHQTKYKKRTNRSSSLGEMKREALRMGRLKMSPREQKDMGLHIIKQFRRNHVKL comes from the coding sequence ATGCATCCTCAATCCCACCAAGAGACCCAGCAATACCAGACGCACTATGGCTATCTTATCCACCACAACCAGTATGGACAGCAAGTTGGAAATGCACAGCCAAATGGAAACCAAATCCCAAGTTCCAATTTAAACCAACAGGCCAAGTTTGGTCCCATTCAGCATCACCTTTCCTTGCATGATGGAACATGCCTTCCACAGGCTGGTTACCATGGAAATGGATCTTATGGAATATCACCAGCATATCAGAATTCTGTGTGCCCACCtgcagctccagccccagcggCAGGTACCCATAGCACTCCACTATATGGATACATCATTCCATCGGGCGGTACCCAGAATTTCCAGAAGATGCAGTCACACACTGGGGCACAACCTGCACACATACCTTCTTCAGGAACAACACAGGACTGGCATGCGAGGAACAGCTCACAAACTAACGTGACACAAAGCACACCCAGGCAACCTCAAtcagaaacaaaacaagactGGCATACGAGGAACAGCTCACAAACTAACATGAATGTCATCATGCCAAACGGAGGATTACACATGTCAATGAGCCAACGTCAGGCTACTGTTAACAACCTGAATGGTCACAATAGATCTCCTCAAGCAGCCCAGGCATTACAGGTACAGCAATCCACTACTCAAGGTCAAGTCCAAAATCCTCCTGCCCATCAACAAATCAGTTTGGCTGCATGGCAGATCTTTCTGACACAGCCGAATGTGGCACAGGCTTATCATCTAAAGCTAACGCACAGTAATCAACAGCAAAATATCCAGGTGAATGGCAGGTTGAGTACCGAAGGCCATGCACTACAACCAACACAAAATGGCAGGATTCCCAGTGGAACAAATGGACAAGATGTGATGGTGTCCTCATCAACTTCCTCAAGTCCGTGGTCAAGCTGTCAGTTCGTCAATAATGTAAACAATGGGCAAATTTCCAGGAGAAACATGACCGTCACATCACCTACCACTTCACCCATGGTggcttctctgcctctctactCAAACAACTCGACCAGCTCCCCTCCTGTCTCCACGGGCTTGAATAGATTACCGCTCCCCCCGTATCCTTATGGGACACCCTCACAGTCGGCTCCTTCCCAAAACATGAGCGTTTTCCCCTCTGGTTCCAGAGGTCTGCCGCCCTCAGCCATCAGAGCCAATGGTTTGCCCCCTCCTTATCACATATTGGACAGTTCCAGCTCTGCCCACACCGACCAGAACAGTCCTCCTGCTCTGGACAATTCAAACAGAAATGGAGATAGAGCTCCTAACCTCAGCAATGGCACTCTAGTTAATAGTACACCTATCCAACAACAAAACTCACCTGTCGTTGTCTCAGACCAGCACAGATTGTCCCAACTGGCTTCACAGAGGGAAGCGGATCTGTACTACAACCATGGACCAAACGTGCCTGACAGACCTGCCTTAATTTCGATAGACAAGCGGAGTCTACTGCTTAAGTATCTcctcagaaagaaaaaaacggaCATTGACCAGGTTTGCTTTGGGGACTTACTTACTACTCTAAGAACTGACAAAGTGCAAGGGTACCCTAAGAAAAGTGTGCAGGTACACAGAGCTGTTGCAGTTGTACCTCCCATATCACAGCAGCTTTGCAGAAAGAGTAGTTGTGATGAGGTTCCATTTACAATAGAAAAAGTTTGGTCTCTTACTGATGAAAAGCAAACAGAGGAGGCCAGTGCTTTGCTTTTGGACAGTGACTGTTCCTCTATAAGAAAGTCATCATCTAGTGGAAAGGGATCAGAGGATGGCGGTTGTCCTAAAGATGGTGTGACAGCTGGTCAAGGTTCACACCCAGAGTCAGCAGTCTGCTCAAACACAAATTCTCTCAACAATCTGATTACTGAGAAGGAAGATGCTCCCAAGGACCAGAACCATGGAGACCTAGGTAGATCAGATTGTTTTTTTGGCATGTCAGCAGTGACGTGGAGTCTAGGAAAGGTGAGGAAATTGGTGGCAGCCTTGGAACTGCTAGAACAAAAGCCACACAGAAATGACCAGAATGGACAAGACTTTGCACGCACTATACTTGATCTTTATTGGGATAGAAGCTATCATAACTACATTGTGACAGAGCTAGGTGgtacctttggaaatatattgaAGGAGGCTGCAGAGTTtgacacagaggaagacaagATTGTGTTTGATGCCATGCAGGTAAATGATTTAGATCAGCTAAATAGCAAGTGCCACATTCTTACCAGTTGCTTTGACGGTGGCATCGCCACAGAAGTGGATAAGTCATCCTGGAGAAATGTAAGTGATGAATCATTGAACATTTGCAAAGAATTGACAGATGAAGATTTTATTAGAAAAAACATGGGGTCATTGCTGGAAAATTCCAATGACAAGGCACAGGAGACAGACTTGTTCAATAACATTGAGGCTCCATGTACCACATCTTTCCGTGAGAACAGTGTGTCTAAGGAAGATCTTCAAGCATCCTCAGACCAGGCTGAACAGACTGATCACATCATACCCCAGAGTCAAGATGATCTGGAAGATCTCCACGCATTCTCAGACCAGGCTGAACAGACTGGTCACATCAAACCCCAGAGTCAAGATGATCTTGGACAAAACTCTACAATGCCCATCTCCACCACCAGTAATAGACTTGAAAACAAGGAAGTTGATCTCTCCCTTCCGGTTCAGGTGTCCTTCATAAATCCTAGCAGACTTTCAGACCAAAACCAAGCTCCTGCTGACCTTCAGAAGGACACTGCATATCAAACTGCTGAGGTGTATGATGGCCATGACCCTAAACAGTGTTTCAGAATTGCATTAGATGGATCAGATGAATATATAAGAACATCATCAAAAGATTCTCATCATCAAAAGAACTCTCATCATATCAGTCAGGATTTGGATCACAAGGAGTGTTTGCCTAAAGAGGGTTGTGAATTGTCAGAAAGCATCTGTGAACAGGCAGAAACATCAGACGAAGGCTGTCCAAAGAACCAGGATGATGCCATGCTGTCCatcaaattaaatgttttgtcaTCTGAGAACGAAATTAAGACTTTTAATTCTAATTATGTAGATCAGGACCTTGTCAGTTCTCCACAGGAAGATCCCCCCTCACCTACTCTATTCATCGACACCCAGTCAGATGAGTTTGATCAAGACAGTCCTATGAGTCCAGATGAACCCATGCTGTCAATGAAGATAACAGTGCTCTCATTGGATGAGTTAAAGGCATTTTCAAAGGAATTCTGTGAAGACTCTGATGAcagtgtgtacagtgttgcTGCTTCTTCTCCCATTTGCCTTGATAGTAGTGATCATTCTGAGGGAGATTTGAGTGAAATGCTGAATCAAGAAGAGATTAACATACTTAGTGGAGAAGAAGAGATCCCATCCTTTCTCTCCATGGAAGATGTTTTTAAATTCAGTGAAATACAGACAAGTAGgatgaaaaagaaacaaaatgaccACTTAACAAAGTCAACTGGAAAAGAGCAAACTAATCCTCTCAAAAACTGCAGGAAGGAAAAGGAAACATCAATGTCAACGAAGAAACATCAACATCCAAAACGAATCCATCGGCCATCCACGCATTATGCTCAGAAACACTCATCAAATGTTTCCAGAAAGGGCTCTGCTCAGACAGCCCATAAGAAAACCAAGCCAAGTGGACTGGAGTTTCATATTCCCACCTCGTCCCCCAGTGGGACTAAAGCCagctctcccatctctccttcaGCTGCCATAAGGAAAAAGAAGTCTGACGTAATGAAGGAACTTGATTCATTGCGCAcaggagagggtgagaaggTAGAAAAGCCAAGTGCAAGTCATGTAAAAGGAAGTGGCAGCCCCACCAGCACTTTCCGACCATTAGCCCAGAAAAAGCGCAGCAGGGAATCACTCGAAGAGTGTGGGAATTTGGATGAGTTGACAGAAGTCCTGGTTCCCTCAGGCCAATCATGCCTGAATGTGACTAATAAATCCAGCATCTCCCAAGACACTGGTGCAGAGGTAACTAAGGCACCAGACAAcaaaagacacagacatgaagCTGTAAACCCCACTGCTACCTCGGGGGCGAATTATCTGAATCTAACAGGAACTACAGAAAATCCAGAAATACCAAAGCccatgaaaagaaaatgtgcaGTGTTAAAGCCATATGGTTCATCACCGTATTACACAGTTTGTGAACGTGATTTGCCAGCTAGACTTACAGTTCTGTATTCCCCGGAAAAGAACTCTGCAAAGAACAAGATCATGAACAGTTGGAAGAACAGTTTTGTGCCCACTCCCGTGAAATCCAGGAGACTATCAGAACACGCCCCGGAAGATGAGAACAGGGAGAAGGATGTGCCTGAAAGAACATTAAAGCACCAGAACTCGCCTAGCAAGGACaaggaggagcagcagagaTCATCTGTCAAGGGGCACCAGACCAAATACAAGAAACGTACCAACAGATCCTCCAGTCTAGGCGAGATGAAAAGGGAAGCTCTGAGGATGGGAAGATTAAAAATGTCTCCACGAGAACAGAAGGACATGGGACTACATATAATTAAACAGTTTCGACGGAATCATGTGAAGTTGTGA